A region of the Chloroflexota bacterium genome:
CTCCTTCCGTGCTCTAATATCCATTGGCTAGCTTTCATCTCCTTCACCACTTAAGCTAGCCCAATTCTCCCCCATTTCGGTTACCTTTTACATGAGTCAACCACCATCCCTTCGGTTACATTTTAGATGAGGCAATTCGCCCGCTTGCATATTTGCAGCACCCTGATATAATCAACGCATAAACCCAACGTATGGATATTGACCGAGACGAGAGATGGTCAGTGTGCCTAAGAGTGCCTAAGACAAAACGAACCAGGGCTGCTCAAATTTGGATGGCAGCAATCAACCGCTCTGTGAGCAAGACAAGATCCCGGAGAAGGCTCTGCTTGGTTTCATTACTAGCGTTTCTTATAGCGCTCCCTGCCGTGCTGGCCCTGCTGACAGTCTCCGCCAGTACCGCTGCCGCCGACACGCCGATATCTCTGCATCTCTCCGGATGGGGTTGGTGTCTTGCTTACAAGGACGTTGGCAACGTGACATTGAACCTGCAGGGAAACATGATACCGCGAGATAATGCCACCGAGATTGCCGACCTTTGGCTCACAGGGACGTTGTCATTTGACCTACCCAACAGGACTGATACCTTTGATCTTGAGCTGCGTGGGACGAAGGTGAGATCGCTTTTCTTTCTGAAACAAGTCACCGGCGGGGTTCAGCCAGTGATTGCAGAGTTTGAGGGGTCCTGGGTGACGGACAACGCTTCACTCAACGACTACGTAGCCTGCGAAGGACGTTTGGCAATACCGGCACCAAACCATGTAGCAAAACCTTATGTGTTCGTGTTGAGGACGCGTGATGTCGATGTCCCCTCAAGAGAAACGGGCAACTATGTCTCGAACATAGAATACATCATACAAAGGACAACCCTATGCTTTGACATAGTGTCTGACAGGCTGGCAGACGGGGGCGCACAGATTAAGGACCTGATTGGCTCAGTGCTCACACGCGCGGCAGTCATTGTAAGGGAAGCGAGAAAAATGGGGACACCGTATCTTACATGAGTATCATTGTTAAACATCAGATGGCCTCAATACTCTTCAGATTGCAGGTAGAGTGAAATGATCGCAATCATAGTAATAATCGTCATCGTAGTTTTGCTTCCCATTATCCTCTTCTTTTCTCTGGTGGGCTTAACCCTGGCCATCTGGTGCGGGCGGCGGATAGGGCCCTACTTTGTCAACCTCGGAAGATGGTTATCCAATTGGCACAATTGCCTCCCTTGTAGCTGCATGGGCTGCATGACCTTCATATTGATCCTGGTTGCTACCGCCTTTATTCTGCCCAGCAGTCTGCGCCTGCCACTCGTGCTGCTGGTTATATTTGCCGTTCTTATCGCCCTGTTGTTCACAACACCTGTCTGGATTGCCAGAGTATTCAGCTGGGCTTGGCCTCGATTTCGACAATGGTTCTGGCGCTTTCCTCCCCAGTTCTGGGATCTGGTGTGGAAAAGAATACCTGCAATGGTCGAGAAAAGGATGCCCGGCGGTCCTCAGACAGGTCAAGGGAAGTCAACCAGGAAACCGGTTGCAGGCCCCGAATCCACAACAGCCGAGGCAACAACAGAGCCTCAAACTCAGGCGATGCCTCCTGAGAGACATTCCTGGCTGGATATGGCCTGGCTTTGGAGCTTGCTCTGGGGAAAACCCCAAAAGCCAGTGAGAAAAAAACCAACTGCTGCCTCACCAGCTTCGGCCGCGGGAGCGGCACAACCTAAACCGCTGGCCAGCGTTCAGCCCTCTGGCAAGCGTTCCCGGTTCAGTGTTTCCTCTCTCTGGAGTATGCTCTGGGGCAAACCTCAGCAGCCCGTGAAAAAGAAACCAAAGGCTGGGGCCGTGCTTTCCGAAACGCAGTCGCAGGTGGTTGTATCAATACCGGAGAAGACCAAGGCCGGAGTAGCTGCAAAGCCGCGCACTGGCCTTCGACCGCTCACCTGGCGCCTGGGGGTTTTCGTGTCACCGATGAGGAGGCGAATGCAACGGATGTGGGGCAAGCCAGCACCTCCTGGAAAGAACACGATGAAAGCACAGAGCAAGACTAATGCTACTGCCACACCACTGGCAAGCCAGTCAACGCCTGCTGTGGATGTGCCTGGCATAAAAACTCAGCAGGCAAAGGCAGAACCATCAAAAGCCAGGGGTGGGCCTACGGCTGCGGTCAACTTCGTCAGGAAGCGCTTCTGGCTGGCTATCTTCTGGGTGGTTGAAAAGGTGCGGACCGGCGTTGGCTTCATACTCCGCCTGCTGCACCTGAACGGAAGGAAGAAATGAGGAGCCACAGGGTGATTCGCAAGGCTATGATTACTCCCGAACCAGGCACGGTTCAGACTTCTGCAAGCCAGCAAGGCATCGGCCTTGTCGAGCCCGCATGCGACAGGGAATACCGACAGGCAATGCCTGCTGAAGAACAGGAACGCCTGACCGTCGCCTCTATCTACCAACCGGTTCAGTCACGGATGGCCAGCGTCGAGGAAAGGCTGAATCTGGTGATCGCTGATGCCCCTCCCGGGATGACAGAGCAAATGCAACATGCTTTGAAAGGCGGCGGCAAGCGGATCCGCCCTGCTTTGACCATGCTGGCAGGCAGCTTTTACCACGGTGATTCTGAATCCCTCGTCTCTATGGCGGCAGCAGTGGAACTATTGCACACGGCCACACTGGTACATGACGATACCATCGACAACTCCTTGCTCCGCCGCAGCAGGCTGACTCTCAACCGTCTTTGGGGAAATCACGATGCAGTCCTTTTGGGAGATTACCTTTGTGCCGCAGCGGCCTACATGACAGCAGAAACAGGAAACATCAGGGTGATGGGGCTTTTTGCTCAGGCCCTGGCAGCTATCTGCAGTGGTGCCGTCACAGAACACGTTGCCAGATCACACAGGAGCAGGGATGAGTACTTCCAAACCACAGGCTGGAAGACAGCCTCCCTTTTCTCCGTAGCCACCGAGTCAGGGGCAGTGCTGAGCAGGGCGCCAAACAAGGTGGTGAAATCGCTCAAGGACTATGGCTACAACCTGGGAATGGCTTTTCAGATTGTAGATGATATCCAGGACGTTACGAGCGATCTGTCGCGAGGCATAGTCACCCTGCCAGCAATACTGCTGCTGGGAAATCCTGAGAATCACTGGATCTCGGAGATGCTGGGGCAGAATAGAGAGGCGGGTCTGAGGCTGATCACTGACATGGTGCACGAATCATCTGTTGTTGAAGAGTGTTCTCAGATTGCAGAGGGCTTTGGACAGCAAGCTTGCTCTGCCCTGGATCTGCTGCCTCATAATGCGGCCTATGAGTGTCTGGTGAACCTGACACAGTATTTGACGGAGAGGAAGGCTTAATTTGTTAGTAAGCCTCAGAGATTCAAATCATAAATCCTGAATCCTAATTTCGAAATCCCAAACAAATTCAGAATTCAAAATTCAAGTTCTAGGCAATTCCTCAAAACTCTCCTTCTGACTCCCATGCCCCCCACCCAACTGTCCTGGATTCCCGCGTGCGCGGGAATGACGGCGGCAGATAAGGACTGTCTGGTTGTGATTGCTAACCCGGGCGACTCGCGAGTCGCCCCTACACCACCTCCTGCCTCTGAAGGGCAGGGGTTGCTTGCGTGGAGATGCTTTGATAAACCAGCGCCGGTTGAACAAGTCAGCGTAACAATCGAGATTCTTCGCTGCGCTCAGAATGACACAGCGGGCAATATGTCAGTATGACACCTATGAAAGCCTGTGGCCCTCACAGTAGGCAATATCAGAATGACAATGGTCACCCAGCATGAACGAGTACTATATCTATATCATGACCAACAAGGCAGGCACGCTTTATACTGGCGTGACCAATAACATCCAGAGGCGTGTGTTCGAACACAGGAACAAACTGGTGAAAGGTTTTTCCAGGAAGTACAACATCACGCAGCTTGTTTACTACGAGGTGACTACCGATATTAGCGCCGCAATTGCCCGGGAGAAGCAGATTAAGGGGTGGCTAAGGGTGAAAAAGATCGCCTTGATCAAGTCCACTAATCCGAACTGGAGAGATGTGAGTGAAGAATGGTCTGCAAATGGAGATTCTTCGCTGTGCTCAGAATGACACGATCGTAGCTCATAGCTGATGGCTCGTGGCAGAGATTCTTCGCTTCGCTCAGATTGACACCTATAAAAGCCTGTTGCCCCACAGTGGGCAATATGTCAGAATGATATTTATGCGGTTTGTCACCCTGAGCGAAAGCGAAGGGTCTCCTCCCACAAAGCGAATGACGCCTATTCCTGCAACTGAGCACTAGTTTTAAGCAGAACGAAAGTCGAGGTGAAGCCATGGGAAGAAAAGACTTCGGACGGAAAGAACACAAGAAGACCAAGAAGGATGCCAAGAAGCTCGCTGTGGCTGAGATTCTGCCTACACCCGTTACAGTTGAACTGATCAAGACAAAGGGCAAGAAGGAGTCCCCTCCAGAGGAGGAATGAGGCCGGGGGGCAACTTACCATCAATTATACCCTGGCATCCCTTCATGCCATGGTTTACGGCCATGTGCAGGGAGTCTTCTTCCGGGCCTTTGTGCAAGAGCACGCCAATTCTTTGGGGCTGACCGGCTATGTCCGCAATGTACTCCAGTCGAGTGCGGTGGAGGTGGAGGCAGAGGGAGAGCGATCGGGACTGGAGAAGTTGCTGGAGCTTCTGCACCAAGGCCCTCAAGGAGCAGTAGTAGACAGGGTGGAGTTGACATGGGGAGAATACGGCGGGGGGTTCTCAGGTTTCAGCATAAGGCATTAGAACTCTTTCCCCCGGCAAAGGACAGTCAACTTGCATGTACGGGAGGCCGTTGTGGCCTCACTACAGGCGGTTCGCGAACCGCCCCTACAGGCTTCTGACGCGTCTGTCTCCGGGACAGACAGGGGTCACAGGAGAAGGCCCAGGAGGACGCCCACACCTACCAGCAAAGGAGTCAATAGAGTGAGCAATATGTTGCTCCCCATAAAGGGCAGCAGGCCACCGATATTATCATAGTTCTTGAGAACGCCCCGGCCCGTCTTCACAGCCAGCGGCAAGGTCATCAACCCTATCAGGGCCGTCACTGGCAGCAACTCGAAGGCCACCGCGAAGATCAAACTGAGATGAGCAGCTGTCATCAGCCCCACATATATCCGGGCACTGCTTCTTCGGCCGAGGGCTATGGGGAAATGGCGTCGTGAGGCCACCTGGTCGGCCTCGATATCAGGAAACTGGTTGAGCAAAAGCAGATTGGACACCAGAAACCCCGGCACCAGTGATGCCACCCCGGCTGCCAGGGTGTATTCCCCCGTCTGAGTGAATTGTGTGCCCAGAACCATCAGCGGGCCAAATCCCAGACCAGGGGCAATAGCGCATAGCAACGGGGTTTTGGTGATATGAGTAGTATAGAAATATACGACCAGTATACCCAGTATGCCCAGGGGTAGAATCTTCACACCATATTCAACAGTGAAATAGATTCCAATGCCAGCTACTCCCAGAAGGCAAGCCAAGCCAAAGAAGTAAACGTGCTGAGGCTTAAGAAGACCTGCCGGGAGTACGCCGCTGCCACCGCTGAATGGTGTTCTCTTTGTTGCCAGGTCCACTCCACTCCGGTAGTCAAAGTAGTCATTGAGCACGTTGACACTTATATGTGCCAGCAAAGCACCCACCAGTGCCAGTACAAGATGGAGACCATTTACCCGGGAATGCCCAGAGGAGCGTTCATAGACGGCCACAGACAATCCCACCAGAAAGCAGACCGGCGTCAGCAATAGGAATTGAGGCCGCGTTTCAAGAAACCAGGTCTTCACATTCCGCCTGTAAGCTGCTTCCATACGATATTACCCCCATCAAAAGAAAGGATAAACAAAACGCGGGCATATCCCATGTCGATGGCAACATGCCGTCAGGGCACATCAGAGCACAAAGGAAAGAACAACAAGAACGATAACCATTAGCCCGGCTATTACTCCAATCGTCTTCAAGTCCCTAACTAGGTATGGCTGCTGAGGGACAGACTGCTGGACAGGTGCAGAGGGTCGAATTAGAGGTGCAGCAATAACGCTCTTACCAGGTGGGGCCTGACCAGACGGTTGAGTGGTCTGTGGGACATAGCGTCTCCTCTTGCCCCTTTTTCTGGAACCATAAGAAGCACCTTTAGGCATTGCCAACCTCCTCCAGCCATAGCCGTCTTACTGTATGCTCTATCACTTCGTAACCGAAGCCTCGTTGCCTTAGAAACGAGGCCAGCTTGCTTCGAAAGACGTTGTAGTCAGCCTGAGCCAGCTTACTGGCTCTTCTCTGCGCCGCTCGATAGGCATTCCCATCTTCATTCACTCCCACAACCATCTCATCAGCAATTTGACGGGCAACTCCCTTTGACCTTAGCTCCCTTCGCAGCATAGCCTGGCTACGGGGGCTGAATGATTCGCGATTCTCCTTCCAGAATTGGGCAAAGGCATAATCATCCACTAGTCTCTTCTCTCTCAATTCTGCCAGCACTTCTGCTATGGCTGAATCATCAAATCCTTTTCGCTTTAGATATCTGGTTACCTCAAGTTCGCTCCGGGGGCGATAGCTGAGATAACGGGAAGCGCTATCAAGACAGGGTTGATGCCTGGCATCCACTTGTGATCTCATTCAGATGTGGCTGCTTCTTCCTCAACAGGAATAGCGGCAGCCGGCAATGTACCCTTGGCCCTGATCTGGCTTTCTATCTCCGCGGCAACTTCCGGATGCTGTCTGAGGTAGCTCTTGGCATTCTCACGCCCCTGCCCCAGGCGAGTATCACCAAAGGAGAAGAAGGCTCCGGTCTTCTTTATCATCCCCATGGCCACACCCAGGTCCATGAGATCGCCTTCTTTGCTTATGCCACTTTGAAACATAATGTCAAACTCCGCAATCCTGAATGGCGGAGCAACCTTATTCTTCACCACTTTAGCCCTGACCCGATTGCCGACTATCTCACTGCCCACCTTTATCGAATCCACCCGCCTGAGATCGATCCTCACCGAGCTATAGAACTTCAGTGCTCTACCACCCGGAGTCACCTCCGGGTTGCCAAAGAAGACCCCTACCTTCTCACGCAGTTGATTGATGAATATAGCTGACGTATGCGACTTGCTAATGGCACCAGTCAGCTTCCTCAGGGCCTGCGACATCAGCCTGGCCTGCAACCCCATCTGCGCATCACCCATATCACCCTCAATCTCCGACCTTGGGACCAGAGCTGCCACCGTGTCGAGCACTATCACATCCACTGCCCCACTCCTCACCAGCGACTCCGTGATCTCCAGAGCTTCTTCAGCCGAGTCAGGCTGCGATATCAGAAGATCATCCACCTTGACCCCGCAATGGCTGGCATAAGTAGGGTCAAACGTGTGCTCCACATCTATGTAGGCAGCTATCCCCCCTCCCTTCTGAGCCTGGGCTACAATGTGATAAGCCAGGGTTGATTTCCCCGCAGACTCAGGGCCAAAGATTTCTGTTACTCTGCCACGAGGGATCCCCCCAATTCCCAAAGCCAGGTCAAGCGAAAGAGAGCCAGTGGGAATAGACTCCACCGCCAGCTTCGCCGAAGCCTCGCCAAGTCTCATGACGGAGCCCTTCCCAAACTGCTTCTCTATCTGTTCAATAGCTAGATCCAGGGCTTTCTCTTTCTCTGTCGCCATTACTCATTCCCCTTCTTTTTCTTCATTAGATGGCATGATAACACAGGCCCTCACGCAGTACAAGGCTAAAAGGGAGGTGCAGGAGGCATAACCAGCTTGTGAGCATTGCGAGTAATCTTCTCTTCAATCCTTCTCCTCACGTCTTCCGGGGCTTTGCCGCTGGTGAAGTAAGTGTCGAGATGGTCATAGGTCAATCCCATCTCCTGCTCGTCGGTCTGGCCCTCCCACAGTCCTGCCGATGGCGGCTTATCAACAACTTCTTCAGGAATGCCGACATGACGTGCCATTTCCCGCACCTGTCGTTTGACCATATTGCCCAGAGGCAGGATATCAACACCGCCGTCTCCATATTTGCTGAAATAGCCTATGCCCAGTTCACACTTGTTGCCGGAACCTACCACCAGATAATGCAGGCGATTGGCGAAGTAATACAGTGTTGTCATCCTGATCCTGGGTTTGAGATTGGCTTCAGCCAGTATCTTCGTAGCGGGAACCAGACTATCATCAGACAAACCAGCCAGAAATGCATCAAACACGCTATCCAGACTAATAAGCCTGGTGGGAATCTGGAACTTGTTGGCCACCATATAGGCATGATCCACGTCCATTTGAATGCTGTGACAGGGCAAGAGCAAGCCAAGAGTGTTGTCAGGCAGGGCCAGCTTGGCCAGTACAGCAGCTACTGAGGAGTCAATTCCTCCACTCATCCCCACTACCACGCCACGCGCACCTGCCGCCGCTACCTGCGCCTTAATCCAGTGCACCAGTTTATCAACTGACCGCTGCATAGAGAATACCATTACAAATGTACCAGTTATAGCCCTTGTTATTCAAGCAAGCCGGGACTTGCCGGGAAAGCCGGGGGAACTTCGACCCATGTTAAACCACATGCTATTTTAGTCAGGGAAAGGGAAAACAATCACAACTACTTCAACAACGATACGGAAGCCTTCCCCGTGAATAATGCCAAGAGATTGTCGGATATGTTGAGTGCATTTCCCATTTGAGGGCATTCAAGCATTCTATGCTAAAATCTAGATATCATGACAAAGAATTCCCTGAGTACTAATCGTGCTGATACAGAAGCAATTCAGCACTTGAAACAGGCAGTTCTCACTGATAAGCATTGGTATATTGCCTTGCTTGAAGCTATCGGCTTATGGGGAAGCGCTGAGGAAACCATTGACGGAAGGCACTATCGGTACCTCATTGGCGATGAGGCATTTGACTGGCTCTCACTTGCGGAGCGTCTTTGCCTGGAGGTTGACGGCCTTATACCAGAAGAGGAGAAAATGAGGCTGCTCTTCACCGCTACGCCTCCCATTGAGCTGCCCCAGAAGGAATTCCGCCATCTTATCGGTGAGACCAAATACCGAGCCTACCTTAACTACCTTTACGGGGTTGTGGTGGAGGAAGCACTGCTTTCTACAGTCCAGGAGGAGATATGCAAAGAGCAGGCAGGGATCGGCCTCGGTCATTATGATCGTATTGAAGAAGAAGCCTTCCTTCGAATCTACGGCGCTGACATGAGCACTCTGCTGAACCAGTTCAGGAATGAAAATAACTATCCCGAGAGTGATTCAATCACGCTAACAGAGTATAAGGAATTCACCTATTGGCTGTTCAAATATCGGGTCGACAGGAGCGAAAAGGCAAGGGTTGCCAGTGATACTAAGAAAGCATTAAGCTGGCTGCAGCATCAGTGGGACTCAACAATAAAGAAAAAGCCTGACCAGCCATAGGCACATCTTCACTCTCTGTCTGAGTCAGATTATGACAGCTTCAGGAATGCCAGGCTCAACAGCAACTTCTTGGTCCCCAACTTCCGAAAGGCCACCTCAACCTCATAGTCATTTCTGACAGGAACACAGCTTGTGACCACACCTTGACCAAACTTCGCATGTTCCACATAATCGCCAACTTCCGGAACCAAAGTGTCTATGCTGACTGCCGGCATCGACTCCTGCTCTTCAAATGAAGCTCTACACTGAATAAGGTGTTGCGGAATATCCTCAAGGAAGCGTGACCGTGGGTTAGCATTCGTGCCTCCCATCAGGCTGCGCCGTAAGGCACGAATCAGATACAGTTGCCTCTTCGCACGGGTCATGCCCACATAACACAGACGCCGCTCCTCCTCCATCTGGGCCGGGTCATCAAAAGACCTGATATGAGGCAGGATACCTTCCTCCACACCCACTATAAAAACCACCGGAAACTCCAGACCCTTGGCCTGGTGGAGTGTAATCAGGGTCACAACATCTTTCTTTTCATCCAATTCATCAACGTCAGAAAAGAGACCTACCCCTTCAAGGAAAAGAGCCAATCCTTCCTCAGGCTTGAAGTTCTGATATTCCTTCGCTATCCCGCGCAACTCCAGGATATTGTCCCAACGCTCCTCACCATCCGGGAGTTCCAATGTATATTCTTTATATCCCGTTGACCGGATTATGGCATCCAGAAGGTCGACCACATTGAGCTCCATGCTTTGCTTGACCAGCTCTTGAAGGAGACCAGAAAAGTCTGTCAGCACCTGCGCAGCACGACCGGCAAAAGGAGAGCCGGATTTGTCCTGGGTCAACCTCTCGAGCCCCGTATATAGTGGGATATTAAGGCTCTCCGCCCATCGCGCTAGTTCCTCCAGCTTTCGCGGCCCAATGCCCCTCGGGGGAATATTGACTATCCTTGTTAAGCTAAGACTGTCGTGGGGATTATAGGCAAGTTTGAGATAGGCAATGATATCCTTGATCTCACGCCGCCCATAGAACTGGACAGTACCAACCACCTGATAAGGTATCCCGCAGCGGATGAAAGCTTCTTCGATCACCCGTGATTGAGCATTGGTGCGGTACATAACAGCACAGTCAACCGGCGAGGCCTCACCTCTATCCATCAGGCTCGCAACCTCATTCACCACAAACTGCGCTTCCTCGGCTTCACTATAAGCCTCGACTACCCTGATAGGAAGACCAACCTCGTTTTCAGTCCAAAGCTTATTCTCCTTACGTTTACGGTTGACCGAGACAACCGTATGGGCTGCCTCCAGGATATTCTTGGTGGAACGATAGTTCTGTTCCAGATAGACGACCTTTGCTTCAGGGAAATCCTTCTCGAAACTGAGTATGTTGCGTATATCGGCATGCCTCCAGGAATATATTGATTGGTCAGGGTCACCCACAACGCAGATATTGCGATATTTTCCTGCCAATTGCCTTGCCAGGGCATACTGAGTAATGTTTGTATCCTGGAATTCATCGATAAGCACATGAGCATAGCGTGACTGGTACTTCGTCAATACCTCGGGATACCCTTGAAAGAGCTGGTAAGTCCTCACCAAGAGATCATCAAAATCCAGGGCCTGACTCTCAACAAGAAGCGTCTCATAGCGCTGGTAGACTCTTTGTACTACCTCCTCAAAGTAGCTCCGGCTACGCTGGCCGTAGTCATCTGGCGTGAGCAGTTGACTCTTGGCGCCGCTTATGGCGGATTGAAAGGCTTTCGGGGCATAGGACTTTGGGTCAATACCAAGCTCCTGAAGGCTGCGCTTTATCAAATTGAGCCTGTCATCCTCATCGTAAATAACATACCTGGGGTTCAAACCCATCACTTGCCCGTCCCGACGCAGGATAGCAGCACAGACAGCGTGGAAGGTACCAAGAGACACCTCCTCTACCAAGCGTCCCAGAAGGTGATGGAGCCTCTCTCTCATCTCCCTGGCCGCTTTGTTGGTGAAGGTGACTGCTATGATAGAACGCGGGCTG
Encoded here:
- a CDS encoding polyprenyl synthetase family protein; its protein translation is MIRKAMITPEPGTVQTSASQQGIGLVEPACDREYRQAMPAEEQERLTVASIYQPVQSRMASVEERLNLVIADAPPGMTEQMQHALKGGGKRIRPALTMLAGSFYHGDSESLVSMAAAVELLHTATLVHDDTIDNSLLRRSRLTLNRLWGNHDAVLLGDYLCAAAAYMTAETGNIRVMGLFAQALAAICSGAVTEHVARSHRSRDEYFQTTGWKTASLFSVATESGAVLSRAPNKVVKSLKDYGYNLGMAFQIVDDIQDVTSDLSRGIVTLPAILLLGNPENHWISEMLGQNREAGLRLITDMVHESSVVEECSQIAEGFGQQACSALDLLPHNAAYECLVNLTQYLTERKA
- a CDS encoding GIY-YIG nuclease family protein, coding for MNEYYIYIMTNKAGTLYTGVTNNIQRRVFEHRNKLVKGFSRKYNITQLVYYEVTTDISAAIAREKQIKGWLRVKKIALIKSTNPNWRDVSEEWSANGDSSLCSE
- a CDS encoding acylphosphatase, whose protein sequence is MVYGHVQGVFFRAFVQEHANSLGLTGYVRNVLQSSAVEVEAEGERSGLEKLLELLHQGPQGAVVDRVELTWGEYGGGFSGFSIRH
- a CDS encoding prenyltransferase, with the translated sequence MEAAYRRNVKTWFLETRPQFLLLTPVCFLVGLSVAVYERSSGHSRVNGLHLVLALVGALLAHISVNVLNDYFDYRSGVDLATKRTPFSGGSGVLPAGLLKPQHVYFFGLACLLGVAGIGIYFTVEYGVKILPLGILGILVVYFYTTHITKTPLLCAIAPGLGFGPLMVLGTQFTQTGEYTLAAGVASLVPGFLVSNLLLLNQFPDIEADQVASRRHFPIALGRRSSARIYVGLMTAAHLSLIFAVAFELLPVTALIGLMTLPLAVKTGRGVLKNYDNIGGLLPFMGSNILLTLLTPLLVGVGVLLGLLL
- a CDS encoding regulatory protein RecX, whose translation is MRSQVDARHQPCLDSASRYLSYRPRSELEVTRYLKRKGFDDSAIAEVLAELREKRLVDDYAFAQFWKENRESFSPRSQAMLRRELRSKGVARQIADEMVVGVNEDGNAYRAAQRRASKLAQADYNVFRSKLASFLRQRGFGYEVIEHTVRRLWLEEVGNA
- the recA gene encoding recombinase RecA; translated protein: MATEKEKALDLAIEQIEKQFGKGSVMRLGEASAKLAVESIPTGSLSLDLALGIGGIPRGRVTEIFGPESAGKSTLAYHIVAQAQKGGGIAAYIDVEHTFDPTYASHCGVKVDDLLISQPDSAEEALEITESLVRSGAVDVIVLDTVAALVPRSEIEGDMGDAQMGLQARLMSQALRKLTGAISKSHTSAIFINQLREKVGVFFGNPEVTPGGRALKFYSSVRIDLRRVDSIKVGSEIVGNRVRAKVVKNKVAPPFRIAEFDIMFQSGISKEGDLMDLGVAMGMIKKTGAFFSFGDTRLGQGRENAKSYLRQHPEVAAEIESQIRAKGTLPAAAIPVEEEAATSE
- the nadE gene encoding NAD(+) synthase, translating into MQRSVDKLVHWIKAQVAAAGARGVVVGMSGGIDSSVAAVLAKLALPDNTLGLLLPCHSIQMDVDHAYMVANKFQIPTRLISLDSVFDAFLAGLSDDSLVPATKILAEANLKPRIRMTTLYYFANRLHYLVVGSGNKCELGIGYFSKYGDGGVDILPLGNMVKRQVREMARHVGIPEEVVDKPPSAGLWEGQTDEQEMGLTYDHLDTYFTSGKAPEDVRRRIEEKITRNAHKLVMPPAPPF
- a CDS encoding UvrD-helicase domain-containing protein — translated: MIDILEDLNPAQREAVEAVQGPLLILAGPGSGKTRVITHRVAYLIKVCGVSPRSIIAVTFTNKAAREMRERLHHLLGRLVEEVSLGTFHAVCAAILRRDGQVMGLNPRYVIYDEDDRLNLIKRSLQELGIDPKSYAPKAFQSAISGAKSQLLTPDDYGQRSRSYFEEVVQRVYQRYETLLVESQALDFDDLLVRTYQLFQGYPEVLTKYQSRYAHVLIDEFQDTNITQYALARQLAGKYRNICVVGDPDQSIYSWRHADIRNILSFEKDFPEAKVVYLEQNYRSTKNILEAAHTVVSVNRKRKENKLWTENEVGLPIRVVEAYSEAEEAQFVVNEVASLMDRGEASPVDCAVMYRTNAQSRVIEEAFIRCGIPYQVVGTVQFYGRREIKDIIAYLKLAYNPHDSLSLTRIVNIPPRGIGPRKLEELARWAESLNIPLYTGLERLTQDKSGSPFAGRAAQVLTDFSGLLQELVKQSMELNVVDLLDAIIRSTGYKEYTLELPDGEERWDNILELRGIAKEYQNFKPEEGLALFLEGVGLFSDVDELDEKKDVVTLITLHQAKGLEFPVVFIVGVEEGILPHIRSFDDPAQMEEERRLCYVGMTRAKRQLYLIRALRRSLMGGTNANPRSRFLEDIPQHLIQCRASFEEQESMPAVSIDTLVPEVGDYVEHAKFGQGVVTSCVPVRNDYEVEVAFRKLGTKKLLLSLAFLKLS